Proteins encoded together in one Roseibacterium elongatum DSM 19469 window:
- a CDS encoding DUF3987 domain-containing protein produces the protein MAEAKMTTTRKTPTTAEHALLRELTVKTRKGTRRLKKYERDALIQMLAVKAAPEEFDVRNLIPKGSFLERIVRHFEDTDISYALPVMHVVMITASFLTQNGACLEVPGVGRVLPTLWTIGLAGSGSSKTLASEEIDRIISRGKGLPLNRLATGCTDAQWIVELNDNNGAFWFQDEVGKTFKSILTDGNYRRIKPWCLDAYSHKPIANRLKSEKNKLVIDRPYFTFHGLTVDETWRDDIDLSSMLDGFCQRFSYYVAVPRGDTDIFDHFLYFEGPKVDPRRDCLAEIWDALCDQDGACEAYTLNDEVLPYLKAWWSGLRQSWGQSALPKSFIRRIGFAVLRYLMVLHFLLGKSRRPVDIETADLATRFAEYHFLSALHIVQQYDRAKTSRIQVAADARARVSDAGKPVTGREVSRALSKQQRAQFEKGEIGEILSVLNQIEEMPGLFDATSDAREKSSAIEGRRDEIKARLLLNERKRNERRLRELCRGRERSNPASHLYRDARDDLESNVVQLHLPLTGTE, from the coding sequence ATGGCAGAGGCAAAAATGACCACAACACGAAAGACCCCGACCACCGCAGAACACGCCCTCTTGCGCGAACTCACCGTCAAAACACGCAAGGGTACACGCCGCCTCAAGAAATATGAACGCGATGCGCTGATTCAAATGCTGGCAGTCAAAGCCGCGCCTGAGGAATTCGATGTCCGGAACCTGATCCCCAAGGGCAGTTTTCTGGAGCGCATCGTACGCCATTTCGAGGATACGGACATTTCTTATGCCTTGCCGGTCATGCATGTCGTCATGATCACAGCTTCCTTCCTTACGCAGAACGGAGCCTGTCTCGAGGTTCCGGGGGTCGGACGCGTTCTGCCGACCCTGTGGACCATAGGCCTTGCAGGCTCGGGTTCCTCCAAGACGCTCGCTTCCGAGGAAATCGACCGCATCATCTCACGGGGTAAGGGCCTCCCATTGAACCGTCTCGCGACCGGCTGCACCGATGCCCAATGGATCGTGGAACTGAACGACAATAACGGCGCGTTCTGGTTTCAGGATGAGGTCGGGAAGACCTTCAAGAGCATCCTTACCGACGGAAATTATCGCCGCATAAAGCCCTGGTGTCTCGATGCGTATTCGCACAAGCCGATCGCGAACCGGCTCAAGAGCGAGAAGAACAAGCTCGTCATCGATCGGCCGTATTTCACGTTTCACGGGCTCACGGTGGATGAGACCTGGCGGGATGATATCGACCTCAGCAGCATGCTCGACGGCTTCTGTCAGCGGTTCAGCTACTATGTCGCTGTCCCGCGGGGTGACACGGACATCTTCGATCACTTCCTCTATTTCGAGGGTCCGAAGGTGGATCCGCGCCGCGACTGCCTCGCAGAGATCTGGGATGCGCTCTGCGACCAAGACGGCGCCTGCGAGGCCTACACGCTGAACGACGAGGTTCTACCTTATCTCAAGGCTTGGTGGTCCGGTCTGCGCCAGTCATGGGGGCAGAGCGCGCTTCCGAAGTCGTTTATACGGAGGATTGGTTTCGCCGTGCTTCGGTACCTCATGGTTCTGCATTTCCTGCTTGGGAAGTCGCGCCGACCAGTCGATATAGAGACCGCTGACCTCGCAACCCGTTTCGCCGAATATCATTTCCTCAGTGCGCTCCATATCGTCCAGCAGTACGACCGCGCGAAAACCTCCCGGATCCAAGTTGCCGCCGATGCAAGAGCGCGCGTGTCGGACGCGGGCAAGCCTGTGACCGGCCGGGAGGTTAGCCGGGCCCTCAGCAAGCAGCAGCGTGCGCAGTTCGAGAAAGGCGAGATCGGGGAGATCCTTTCAGTCCTGAACCAGATCGAGGAAATGCCCGGGCTTTTCGATGCAACAAGTGATGCACGGGAGAAATCCTCGGCCATCGAGGGGCGCCGGGACGAGATTAAAGCGCGGCTCTTGCTGAACGAGCGCAAGCGCAATGAACGCCGCCTGCGCGAACTGTGCCGTGGCCGCGAAAGGTCCAATCCGGCTTCCCACCTTTATCGGGACGCCCGAGATGATCTGGAGAGCAATGTCGTCCAGCTCCATCTGCCCCTTACAGGCACGGAGTGA
- a CDS encoding type I restriction-modification system subunit M, translated as MTIEKTLFAAADKMRGSMDPGEYKHVALGLLFLRYIGVAFQRKYDDLLPEGMDVAEDVDEYLAEGIFWVPEAARWSTLAANAKDKGIGVKVDNAMRAIEADNEQLKGALPKVFGREALDPAIVTGLIDLFSNIEFSGTPKDFDLIGRIYEYFISEFASSEGKRGGDFHTPKPVVELIVDMIEPMKGRLYEPCCGSGSFMVQSERFLENHAGRRADLAVYGQERNHTTYGLARMNLAIRGIVANIQWNAEGTLLRDAFPDEKFDFVMANPPFNISDWSGDILAEDRRWKHGTPPVGNANFAWMQHIYDKLGSTGIAGVVMANGSMSSMSSGEGDIRRAMVEAEAVDAMIALPGQLFYGTQIPACIWILAKDKSNGVAKDAKLRDRRGEVLFIDARKMGALVPGSRKQKELSREEIARIATAYHAWRGEPDAGAYADEPGFCKAASTEEISKHNYVLTPGRYVGAGAAEEDGEPFEEKFDRLTADLRAQFAEGRRLENEIEARLESLG; from the coding sequence ATGACCATCGAAAAGACGCTTTTTGCAGCCGCCGACAAAATGCGCGGGTCCATGGATCCGGGCGAATACAAGCATGTGGCCCTCGGTCTGCTCTTCCTCCGCTACATCGGCGTGGCCTTCCAGCGGAAGTATGACGACCTGCTCCCCGAGGGCATGGATGTGGCCGAGGATGTCGATGAATACCTTGCCGAGGGCATCTTCTGGGTGCCCGAGGCCGCGCGCTGGAGCACGCTGGCCGCGAATGCAAAGGACAAGGGCATCGGGGTCAAGGTCGACAATGCCATGCGGGCGATCGAGGCCGACAACGAGCAACTCAAGGGTGCGCTCCCCAAGGTCTTCGGACGCGAGGCGCTCGACCCGGCCATCGTCACGGGCCTGATCGACCTTTTCTCGAACATCGAGTTTTCGGGCACGCCAAAGGACTTCGACCTCATCGGCCGCATCTATGAATATTTCATCTCGGAATTCGCCAGCAGCGAGGGCAAGCGCGGTGGCGATTTTCACACTCCGAAACCGGTGGTCGAACTGATCGTCGACATGATCGAGCCGATGAAGGGCCGCCTCTATGAGCCATGCTGCGGCTCCGGCTCCTTCATGGTGCAATCCGAACGCTTTCTCGAAAACCACGCCGGCCGTCGCGCCGATCTGGCCGTCTACGGGCAGGAGCGGAACCACACGACCTATGGCCTGGCCCGGATGAACCTCGCCATCCGGGGCATCGTCGCGAACATCCAGTGGAACGCCGAAGGCACCCTGCTGCGCGATGCCTTCCCGGACGAGAAATTCGATTTCGTGATGGCCAATCCGCCGTTCAACATCTCGGACTGGTCCGGTGATATCCTGGCCGAGGACCGGCGCTGGAAACACGGCACGCCCCCGGTCGGCAATGCCAACTTCGCCTGGATGCAGCACATCTACGACAAGCTGGGCAGCACCGGCATCGCGGGCGTCGTCATGGCCAACGGCTCCATGTCATCGATGTCGAGCGGAGAGGGCGACATTCGCCGCGCCATGGTCGAGGCCGAGGCGGTGGACGCCATGATCGCCCTGCCGGGGCAACTCTTCTATGGCACGCAGATCCCGGCCTGCATCTGGATCCTGGCCAAGGACAAGTCGAACGGCGTCGCCAAGGATGCCAAGCTGCGCGACCGGCGCGGCGAGGTGCTGTTCATCGACGCCCGCAAGATGGGCGCGCTGGTGCCGGGTTCGCGCAAGCAGAAGGAGCTGTCTCGCGAGGAGATCGCGCGCATTGCCACTGCCTATCACGCCTGGCGTGGAGAGCCGGACGCGGGCGCCTATGCCGACGAGCCCGGCTTCTGCAAGGCGGCCTCCACGGAGGAGATCTCGAAGCACAACTACGTCCTGACCCCGGGCCGCTATGTCGGCGCCGGCGCGGCCGAGGAGGATGGCGAGCCCTTCGAGGAAAAATTCGACCGGCTGACGGCGGACCTGCGGGCGCAGTTCGCGGAGGGTCGACGGCTGGAGAATGAGATAGAGGCCCGGCTGGAGAGCTTGGGATGA